A part of Aegilops tauschii subsp. strangulata cultivar AL8/78 chromosome 2, Aet v6.0, whole genome shotgun sequence genomic DNA contains:
- the LOC123497264 gene encoding F-box/LRR-repeat protein At4g14103-like, which translates to MATPSRKKPSSGRRDRISGLPDDVLGHVLSFLPTKEAGRAAMLGRRWRDIFCSVHTISSEEREGQRADDWDTYFYEVQERRSCSAVLLHSISAALLHRRRRPGLTVPLHSFRFAFDSYHGWDKVAVDQWLFEVLRQRTQDQELHLDLRFFIGPICARSSVNGDEEEEESNDNESWGHVLPRTLFSCRAVRTLCLSYCKLNLPEVVDLPFLETLRLTSIRGDSQETIQKLVWSCPRLADLTLEASNRLQKLTVLDKRLRRLALRCCHNMTQVSIDVSELRCLEYSGSVP; encoded by the coding sequence ATGGCTACGCCTTCACGCAAAAAGCCGTCGTCGGGGCGGCGAGACCGCATCAGCGGCCTTCCCGACGACGTGCTAGGCCACGTCCTCTCCTTCCTGCCAACCAAGGAAGCCGGCCGTGCGGCCATGCTCGGCCGCCGGTGGCGCGACATCTTCTGCAGCGTCCACACCATCTCGTCCGAGGAGCGTGAGGGCCAGAGGGCCGACGACTGGGACACCTACTTCTATGAGGTCCAGGAGAGGAGGAGCTGCAGCGCTGTGCTCCTCCACAGCATCAGCGCCGCGctcctccaccgccgccggcGCCCCGGCCTCACGGTGCCGCTGCACAGCTTCCGCTTCGCCTTCGACAGCTACCATGGGTGGGACAAGGTCGCCGTCGACCAGTGGCTCTTCGAGGTGCTGCGGCAGCGCACCCAAGACCAGGAGCTCCACCTTGACCTGCGGTTCTTCATCGGCCCCATCTGTGCACGTAGCAGCGTCAACggcgacgaagaagaagaagagtcgaACGACAATGAGTCATGGGGGCATGTCCTTCCCAGAACGCTCTTCTCCTGTAGAGCCGTGCGCACGCTGTGCCTCAGCTATTGCAAACTGAATCTACCCGAGGTCGTCGACCTGCCATTTCTCGAGACGCTGCGCCTGACCAGCATACGAGGTGACTCCCAAGAAACCATCCAAAAACTCGTCTGGAGCTGCCCCCGTCTTGCCGACCTGACGCTAGAGGCCAGCAACCGTCTCCAAAAACTCACCGTTCTCGACAAACGCCTCCGTAGGCTCGCCCTCCGGTGCTGCCACAACATGACGCAAGTAAGCATCGACGTGTCGGAGCTGAGATGCCTAGAATACAGCGGCTCCGTACCCTAG